A genomic segment from Haloarcula limicola encodes:
- a CDS encoding dihydrodipicolinate synthase family protein — MPLGRDEVKDCLRGVAVGLLTPFDEQGEIERWKIEENAQAHYEQGIRTYLAAANISEYHSLSQEERVDVTEASVNALPSDACVLAGVGGSTSAARDLIRAYDRLGVDAMMVMPPDHTYLHERGLLDYYRKLADVTETPLVPYVRGFDPSVEYLVELSRIDAIAGIKYALEDPIKLGAATSRGADDVVWVDGLAEPYAVSYWAEGAEGFSAGVSNFRPEVGLELFEALSNGNWERARTLRNICLPYQNFRDRTGQDNSIAGAISVPAVKKGLDLAGMHGGSVREPIRPLSSSEVQEATDIYNELDDNIARLIA, encoded by the coding sequence ATGCCACTCGGTAGAGACGAGGTCAAAGACTGCTTGCGAGGTGTGGCGGTCGGCCTCCTGACTCCCTTCGACGAGCAAGGTGAGATCGAACGCTGGAAGATCGAGGAGAACGCACAGGCGCACTACGAACAGGGAATCCGCACCTACCTCGCGGCCGCGAACATCAGTGAGTATCACTCCCTCTCACAGGAAGAACGTGTCGACGTGACCGAAGCGAGTGTGAACGCGCTCCCGTCCGATGCGTGTGTACTCGCCGGCGTCGGTGGAAGCACGTCGGCGGCCCGTGATCTGATTCGGGCCTACGACCGTCTCGGCGTCGATGCGATGATGGTAATGCCCCCGGACCACACGTATCTACACGAACGCGGGTTGCTGGACTACTATCGTAAACTGGCCGACGTGACGGAAACACCCTTGGTTCCGTACGTCCGGGGCTTCGACCCGTCTGTCGAGTATCTCGTGGAACTGTCTCGAATCGACGCTATCGCCGGCATCAAGTACGCTCTCGAAGACCCGATAAAGCTCGGCGCGGCGACGAGCAGGGGTGCTGACGACGTCGTGTGGGTTGACGGCCTAGCGGAACCCTACGCGGTCTCCTACTGGGCCGAGGGCGCAGAGGGCTTCTCCGCCGGAGTGAGCAACTTCCGACCGGAGGTCGGTCTGGAACTGTTCGAAGCCCTCTCGAACGGGAACTGGGAGCGGGCCCGAACGCTGCGAAACATCTGTTTACCCTATCAGAACTTCCGCGATCGAACCGGCCAAGACAACTCGATCGCGGGCGCTATCAGCGTCCCGGCCGTGAAGAAGGGGCTCGACCTCGCGGGGATGCACGGCGGGAGCGTGCGTGAACCGATTCGCCCGCTCTCCTCGTCGGAAGTGCAGGAAGCGACGGACATCTACAACGAACTGGACGACAATATCGCCCGGCTGATAGCCTGA
- a CDS encoding mannonate dehydratase: protein MARNETTDTDSLPLRSGLRTRTLSDERLRFCRQIGVEDIFLDHRDPRGDVFEDEGSDDSETITIDEGVVPSVSELVQARRRAEDAGLRLMGIQSLSYNVYGKIMLGKDGQETQLETIKDLIRNVGQADIPILGYQWNPRGVVPMRTSQTVRLRGDARGRGFDIEDIADPYERAPGVEREYEEAELWENYERFLEAVLPVAEEAGVRLALHPADPPTVEQLGGIPRLFRNFEAFQRAMELVPSDNHGLKLCLGCFSEMPDTDVTEVIEHFGANDDIVFVHFRDVIGTWPNFTETFVDDDQSNFDALDAIEALQEVGFDGVMVPDHVPEIVDDTEWGHRSRAHAIAYLNGLLACSQRE, encoded by the coding sequence ATGGCACGAAACGAAACGACTGACACGGACTCGCTCCCGCTGCGGAGTGGACTCAGAACGCGAACGCTCTCGGACGAACGACTCCGCTTCTGTCGACAGATCGGCGTCGAAGATATCTTCCTCGACCACCGTGACCCGCGTGGAGACGTCTTCGAAGACGAAGGTAGCGACGACAGCGAGACGATCACCATCGACGAGGGCGTCGTCCCGTCCGTTTCCGAACTGGTACAGGCACGCCGGCGAGCAGAAGACGCAGGGCTACGGCTGATGGGGATCCAGTCGCTGAGTTACAACGTCTACGGCAAGATCATGCTCGGGAAAGACGGGCAAGAGACCCAGCTGGAGACGATAAAGGACCTCATCCGGAACGTGGGACAGGCGGATATCCCGATACTGGGGTACCAGTGGAACCCGCGGGGCGTCGTACCGATGCGTACCTCACAGACCGTCCGCCTGCGCGGCGACGCGCGAGGGAGGGGGTTCGACATCGAAGATATCGCAGACCCGTACGAGCGGGCCCCCGGCGTGGAGCGGGAGTACGAAGAGGCGGAACTCTGGGAGAACTACGAACGGTTCCTCGAAGCGGTTCTGCCCGTCGCCGAGGAGGCGGGTGTCCGGCTGGCGCTTCACCCGGCCGACCCACCGACAGTCGAACAGCTCGGCGGTATTCCCCGCCTGTTCCGTAACTTCGAGGCGTTCCAGCGAGCGATGGAGCTCGTTCCCAGTGACAATCACGGGCTCAAGCTCTGTCTCGGATGCTTCTCCGAGATGCCTGATACCGACGTCACCGAAGTGATAGAGCACTTCGGCGCCAACGACGACATCGTCTTCGTCCACTTCCGAGACGTCATCGGTACCTGGCCGAATTTCACGGAGACGTTCGTCGACGACGACCAGAGCAACTTCGATGCGCTAGACGCTATCGAAGCGCTACAGGAAGTCGGGTTCGACGGCGTGATGGTCCCAGATCACGTCCCGGAGATCGTCGACGACACCGAGTGGGGCCACCGCTCTCGTGCCCACGCCATCGCATATCTCAACGGTCTGCTCGCGTGCTCCCAACGGGAGTAA
- a CDS encoding NAD-dependent epimerase/dehydratase family protein, which produces MNVLVTGAYGRCGTAIIDHLHQNPNYDFTYLNRSDRPDDHRYGAFETYVADVSDYDAIRPAFDGKDAVIHLAAYPYTDGDWSDVFEPNVLGTYNVLEAARDAGIESFVFGSTNHVQGLYEAELAPELYEQDHPLVLDHTDPVRPDSLYGATKSFGEDIGRYYAEAMEWPRRFYALRICTVQSAAFDSPYGPAERRVENGEIARGGAAYQRSVNRTKATWHSRRDFAHLIDCCLQDSDVTYGIFNGVSDNDRRWFSIQNARERLGYQPQDNGETWDEPPATEQGDIES; this is translated from the coding sequence ATGAACGTGTTGGTCACCGGTGCGTACGGTCGGTGCGGAACCGCCATAATCGACCACCTGCACCAGAATCCGAACTACGATTTCACGTATCTGAACCGGTCTGACCGGCCAGACGATCACCGGTACGGTGCCTTCGAGACGTACGTAGCCGACGTATCCGACTACGACGCAATTCGGCCCGCTTTCGACGGGAAGGACGCTGTTATCCATTTGGCGGCCTATCCCTACACCGACGGAGACTGGTCGGACGTCTTCGAACCGAACGTGCTCGGAACGTACAACGTCTTAGAGGCTGCCCGAGACGCGGGGATCGAATCCTTCGTATTTGGGTCTACGAACCACGTACAGGGGCTCTACGAGGCCGAACTGGCACCCGAACTCTACGAGCAGGACCACCCGCTAGTACTCGACCATACTGACCCCGTCCGACCGGATTCGTTGTACGGTGCGACGAAATCCTTCGGGGAAGATATCGGCCGATATTACGCGGAAGCGATGGAGTGGCCACGTCGGTTCTACGCCCTACGGATCTGTACTGTCCAGTCGGCCGCGTTCGACTCTCCATACGGCCCTGCAGAGCGACGCGTCGAGAACGGGGAGATCGCTCGGGGCGGAGCCGCGTATCAGCGATCGGTGAACCGAACGAAAGCCACGTGGCACTCCCGGCGGGATTTCGCTCATCTGATCGACTGTTGCCTGCAGGACTCCGACGTGACCTACGGGATATTCAACGGCGTCAGCGACAACGACCGCCGCTGGTTCTCCATCCAGAACGCACGCGAACGACTCGGCTATCAACCCCAGGATAACGGCGAAACGTGGGACGAACCCCCCGCGACCGAGCAGGGCGACATCGAGTCCTAA
- a CDS encoding lactonase family protein: protein MTGRSHVAAIGTYSAATSTGVHTVAVDPDTGALTQLDSVVAGPNPTFVASHPHDEYVYAAVRTEPEGLIKAFQVDNDTGELSLVSSIESGALSPCHCSVDATGEYLFVAHYEGGSVSMLPLGSDGTVAAPTAVVEHSGDSIDPDRQTSPHPHSANPGPANDYLYVPDLGTDQVIVYEIRPAEDDITVHRTVDVAPGSGPRHLSFGPDGEYGYLINELDSTVTVFERAPDGDLSEQSKISTLPADFEGENKTAEVEVHPSGRYVFASNRGRDTIVTFAVAGDELRHIGEIPTGGAWPRHFSVSPTGEFLFVENRDTNGIVVFDIDIETGELTRIDERLAVTEPVCLQWV from the coding sequence GTGACGGGTAGATCTCACGTGGCGGCTATCGGAACGTATAGCGCAGCAACCAGTACGGGAGTCCACACGGTCGCAGTTGATCCGGACACCGGCGCATTGACCCAACTCGACTCCGTCGTCGCCGGCCCGAACCCCACATTTGTCGCCTCGCATCCACACGATGAGTACGTCTACGCCGCAGTTCGGACTGAACCGGAGGGCCTGATCAAGGCTTTCCAAGTCGACAACGATACCGGCGAGTTATCTCTCGTGAGTAGTATCGAGAGTGGGGCGCTTAGCCCGTGCCATTGTAGCGTCGACGCGACCGGAGAGTATCTGTTCGTCGCTCATTACGAGGGTGGGTCCGTGTCGATGCTCCCGCTCGGATCCGATGGTACCGTGGCTGCACCAACTGCGGTAGTAGAACACAGCGGCGACAGTATCGATCCCGACAGGCAAACGAGTCCACACCCGCACTCGGCTAATCCCGGGCCGGCTAACGACTACCTCTACGTACCAGACCTCGGAACCGACCAAGTCATCGTTTACGAGATTCGTCCCGCAGAGGACGATATCACCGTACACCGAACGGTAGATGTTGCACCCGGGTCGGGTCCACGCCACCTCTCGTTCGGGCCCGATGGCGAGTACGGATATCTCATCAACGAACTCGATTCGACAGTTACTGTTTTCGAGCGAGCCCCTGATGGGGATCTGAGCGAGCAGTCGAAGATATCTACACTTCCCGCCGATTTCGAGGGCGAAAACAAGACCGCGGAGGTCGAGGTTCACCCCTCCGGTCGATACGTGTTCGCCTCGAATCGAGGCCGAGATACTATCGTGACGTTCGCCGTTGCTGGAGACGAGCTGCGTCACATCGGCGAGATACCGACCGGCGGTGCGTGGCCTCGGCACTTCAGCGTCAGTCCGACCGGCGAATTTCTCTTCGTCGAGAATAGGGACACTAACGGGATCGTCGTCTTCGATATCGACATCGAAACTGGCGAGCTGACTCGAATCGACGAGCGATTGGCGGTCACAGAGCCGGTTTGCCTTCAGTGGGTTTAG
- a CDS encoding sugar phosphate isomerase/epimerase family protein: protein MGLGYTTMMYDSSEIAAGIGDVAACQYDGVEIGLEKVREAGPDRVDALVDEYDLDLYCVMSEWLETEAAVDRVASDFDMLSDLDVDNVGLLPPQRNRQDDATVEEWFTRLADAATDAGVTPLVHHHGATHVERNDEVRQLLDAVDGLELLWDTAHYYPYGENFPEGDVTDGIETFADDIGYVHLKDVAPPTGFDEMRDSLSAGDFHLDHVINYFRSFTDLGRGKIDFEAVSETLEDVGYDGDITIEIENRTEKPLVHAKENYDYWRDIRPKEDR from the coding sequence ATGGGTCTCGGGTATACGACCATGATGTACGACAGTTCGGAGATAGCAGCGGGCATCGGCGACGTCGCCGCGTGCCAGTACGACGGCGTCGAGATCGGCCTGGAAAAGGTTCGAGAGGCGGGTCCCGACAGGGTGGACGCGCTGGTCGACGAGTACGACCTCGACCTCTACTGCGTGATGAGCGAGTGGCTGGAGACGGAAGCCGCGGTAGACAGGGTTGCGTCCGACTTCGATATGCTCTCTGACCTCGACGTCGACAACGTCGGTCTGCTTCCGCCACAGCGCAACCGGCAGGACGACGCGACCGTCGAGGAGTGGTTCACGCGCCTCGCCGACGCGGCGACGGACGCGGGCGTGACGCCGCTCGTCCACCACCACGGCGCGACGCACGTCGAACGGAACGACGAGGTGCGACAACTTCTCGACGCGGTGGACGGACTCGAACTCCTGTGGGACACCGCCCACTACTACCCCTACGGCGAGAACTTCCCCGAGGGTGACGTCACCGACGGCATCGAGACGTTCGCCGATGACATCGGCTACGTCCATCTGAAGGACGTGGCCCCACCGACCGGGTTCGACGAGATGCGCGACAGTCTCTCGGCGGGCGACTTCCACCTCGACCACGTGATCAACTACTTCCGCTCCTTCACCGACCTCGGGCGCGGCAAAATCGACTTCGAGGCGGTCAGTGAGACGCTGGAGGACGTGGGCTACGACGGCGACATCACCATCGAGATCGAGAACCGGACGGAGAAACCGCTCGTCCACGCCAAGGAGAACTACGACTACTGGCGGGACATCCGGCCCAAGGAAGACCGGTAA
- a CDS encoding Gfo/Idh/MocA family protein, protein MRFGIIGCGLVAQVMHIPYLAELPEAELHAFADPAEGRAETLADRYNVPHVYAGHEDLLAEVGDDLDAVVVLTPSHTHADVAVDTLDAGVNTLVEKPIATSLEDADRMVEAAEESDATAMVAYMKRYDPSYERAQEVVADLEEIDLVTAYDVDPDHFRIVKEVYDLVEGMPPEDLIEESVAERRSDMEAAIGTDDEMLLDAYDFQLEHVCHDVNALRGLFGAVKSIDHVNIFAEGRYATAHLTYEDGVECVLETGDSDRKWFEEFVRVDSPDGMVKVDFSNPFIKNTPTELRVKRGLEDLTDSVETPSYEEPFKRELSYFVDCVDGERDVRTTFAEAREDLQVIVDLFRTYRGESPRSAD, encoded by the coding sequence ATGCGATTCGGAATCATCGGCTGTGGCCTCGTCGCACAAGTCATGCATATCCCCTACCTCGCGGAGCTCCCCGAGGCGGAGCTACACGCCTTCGCCGACCCCGCGGAGGGGCGGGCAGAGACACTCGCGGATCGATACAACGTCCCGCACGTCTACGCGGGACACGAGGACCTCCTCGCCGAAGTGGGCGACGACCTCGACGCCGTGGTCGTCCTCACGCCGTCGCACACGCACGCCGACGTCGCCGTCGACACGTTGGACGCCGGCGTCAACACGCTCGTCGAGAAACCGATCGCGACGAGCCTCGAAGACGCCGACCGAATGGTCGAAGCGGCCGAGGAAAGCGACGCGACGGCGATGGTCGCGTACATGAAGCGGTACGACCCCTCCTACGAACGCGCACAGGAGGTCGTCGCCGACCTTGAGGAGATCGACCTCGTCACCGCCTACGACGTGGACCCCGACCACTTCCGCATCGTCAAGGAGGTCTACGACCTCGTCGAGGGGATGCCGCCGGAGGACCTGATCGAGGAGAGCGTCGCCGAGCGGCGAAGCGACATGGAAGCCGCCATCGGGACGGACGACGAGATGCTCCTCGACGCCTACGACTTCCAGTTAGAGCACGTCTGCCACGACGTGAACGCTCTCCGAGGGCTGTTCGGGGCCGTAAAGAGTATCGACCACGTCAACATCTTCGCCGAAGGCCGGTACGCGACCGCCCACCTCACCTACGAGGACGGCGTGGAGTGCGTCCTCGAAACGGGTGACTCCGACCGCAAGTGGTTCGAGGAGTTCGTCCGCGTCGACTCGCCCGACGGGATGGTGAAAGTCGACTTCTCGAATCCCTTTATCAAGAACACGCCGACCGAGCTGCGGGTCAAGCGGGGCCTCGAAGACCTGACCGACTCGGTGGAGACGCCGTCCTACGAGGAGCCGTTCAAGCGCGAACTCTCGTACTTCGTCGACTGCGTCGACGGGGAGCGCGACGTTCGGACGACGTTCGCCGAGGCGCGCGAGGACCTGCAGGTCATCGTCGACCTGTTCCGGACGTACCGCGGCGAGAGCCCTCGCTCGGCGGACTGA
- a CDS encoding mandelate racemase/muconate lactonizing enzyme family protein, whose translation MYEDFASKLAATMWADFDEMPRRADGPAAEITDLNTIVVDGNFPWTIVTVETDEGVTGIGEAYPSPGVHEIITDYLRPVLVGENPTDVERLYNLMRGSLSGRGSQEGVGTIAISGVEIALWDAAGKLLDQPVYQLLGGKTREEVAVYADCHAGEAMVESAEEGQEDSTYEPEAYAKAARAAVGDGFDIVKFDLDVPSGREVDTLSRHFDPPEIDHKKRVVEAVTEEIGHDAEVAVDLHWNFSPETAERLCRALEPYDLAWIEDPLPPENTDAMRELKRRVDATILTGENRYGRHGFRDLIEDQAVDFLAPDVPKTGGIAETKKVAEMAEAYYQALVPHNIGSPVATAATAHVGATVPNFVALEYHAREVPWWEDLLAREEDFIQNGRIRVPDAPGLGIELDWDAVEAHRKE comes from the coding sequence ATGTACGAGGACTTCGCTTCAAAACTCGCAGCGACGATGTGGGCCGACTTCGACGAGATGCCTCGCCGGGCGGACGGCCCCGCGGCAGAGATAACCGACCTGAATACGATCGTCGTCGACGGGAACTTCCCGTGGACGATCGTCACCGTCGAGACCGACGAGGGCGTCACCGGCATCGGCGAGGCCTACCCCTCGCCGGGCGTCCACGAGATCATCACCGACTATCTCCGGCCAGTCTTAGTCGGCGAGAACCCGACCGACGTCGAACGGCTGTACAACCTCATGCGCGGGAGCCTCTCGGGTCGGGGCTCGCAGGAGGGCGTCGGCACCATCGCCATCAGCGGCGTCGAGATCGCCCTGTGGGACGCCGCCGGGAAACTGCTGGACCAGCCGGTGTATCAACTGCTGGGCGGGAAGACCCGCGAGGAGGTCGCCGTCTACGCCGACTGTCACGCCGGCGAGGCGATGGTCGAATCGGCCGAGGAGGGACAGGAGGACTCGACGTACGAACCAGAAGCCTACGCGAAAGCCGCACGCGCGGCCGTCGGGGACGGCTTCGATATCGTGAAGTTCGACCTCGACGTGCCCTCGGGCCGCGAGGTCGACACGCTCTCGCGGCACTTCGACCCGCCCGAGATCGACCACAAGAAGCGCGTCGTCGAGGCCGTCACCGAGGAGATCGGTCACGACGCTGAGGTGGCCGTGGACCTCCACTGGAACTTCAGTCCCGAGACCGCAGAGCGCCTCTGCCGGGCGCTCGAACCGTACGACCTCGCGTGGATCGAGGACCCCCTGCCGCCGGAGAACACCGACGCGATGCGGGAGCTGAAGCGCCGCGTCGACGCGACCATTCTGACCGGCGAGAACCGCTACGGCCGCCACGGCTTCCGCGACCTCATCGAGGACCAGGCGGTCGACTTCCTCGCGCCGGACGTGCCCAAGACGGGCGGCATCGCCGAGACGAAGAAGGTCGCCGAGATGGCCGAAGCGTACTATCAGGCGCTCGTCCCACACAACATCGGGAGCCCGGTCGCGACCGCCGCGACGGCCCACGTCGGGGCGACGGTGCCGAACTTCGTCGCCCTGGAGTACCACGCCCGCGAGGTGCCATGGTGGGAAGACCTGCTCGCCCGCGAGGAGGACTTCATCCAGAACGGCCGCATTCGGGTTCCCGACGCGCCCGGGCTGGGTATCGAACTCGACTGGGACGCCGTCGAAGCGCACCGCAAGGAATAG
- a CDS encoding sugar phosphate isomerase/epimerase family protein — translation MGLGYTTIMYDPSEVIETGIGDVAACRYDGLEIGLGKLREAGPNRIAGLLDEYDLDLYCVMAGWLLTEDDAEDAIDGAALAADLGADFLGILPPPRGQVSDDDFETWLHDIAAAAEDAGITVVLHHHGGAHIEQPDEIREWLDRTPDNVELLFDTAHYHPYGDVVEGIERYADDIAYVHLKDIASPAGFETHVENLTAGKVDFDSIINFIWAFRDLGEGELDFEAIDEALADAGYDGHQTIEIENRRERPLVHAKQNIDSHRNATE, via the coding sequence ATGGGACTCGGTTACACGACGATCATGTACGATCCCAGTGAAGTGATCGAGACCGGTATCGGCGACGTCGCCGCCTGCCGATACGACGGGCTCGAAATTGGCCTCGGGAAGCTCCGAGAGGCCGGACCCAACAGGATAGCTGGTCTCCTCGACGAGTACGACCTCGACCTCTACTGCGTGATGGCCGGCTGGTTGTTGACGGAGGACGACGCGGAGGACGCCATCGACGGGGCGGCGCTCGCCGCCGACCTCGGGGCGGACTTCCTCGGCATCCTGCCGCCGCCTCGCGGACAGGTCTCCGACGACGACTTCGAGACGTGGCTCCACGACATCGCCGCGGCCGCCGAAGACGCGGGCATCACCGTCGTTCTCCACCACCACGGCGGCGCGCACATCGAGCAGCCGGACGAGATACGCGAGTGGCTGGACCGAACGCCCGATAACGTCGAACTCCTGTTCGATACGGCTCACTACCATCCCTACGGCGACGTCGTCGAGGGCATCGAACGGTACGCCGACGATATCGCATACGTCCACCTCAAGGACATCGCATCCCCGGCAGGCTTCGAGACGCACGTCGAGAACCTCACGGCGGGGAAGGTCGACTTCGACAGCATCATCAATTTCATCTGGGCGTTCAGGGACTTGGGCGAGGGCGAACTCGACTTCGAAGCCATCGACGAGGCGCTCGCGGACGCCGGCTACGACGGCCACCAGACCATCGAGATCGAGAACCGGCGAGAGCGCCCGCTCGTCCACGCGAAACAAAACATCGACTCCCATCGAAACGCGACGGAATGA
- a CDS encoding ABC transporter ATP-binding protein, with the protein MVTVEYDSVKKQYGDTIAIEDVNLHVDDGEFTILLGPSGCGKTTTLRCLAGLTQPTSGTITLDDHDITDVHPKNRNIAMVFQNFALYPHMTVRENIGYPLKVADVNKEDKERRVEEVAEMLEIPELLDRDIANLSGGQQQRVALGRAIIRRPAVFLMDEPLANLDAKLKVSMRSRIKVLQREMDITTLYVTHDQEEAMSLGDKLVVMDDGNIQQIGSPDEVYHEPANIFVAGFIGSPSMNFVEVETDGDRIRAKRAPDAFDVELRPSVAERYRDYDEFTLGVRPQYFDVHTEPTDNAIEAEVEVTEPQGDEQIIDVHVGEDIELTIVAPSTVEASRGETVWLGIDEQLAHGFDPKSGDRIAETDSIERTKRATSSAETEPQSQ; encoded by the coding sequence ATGGTTACAGTCGAATACGACTCAGTCAAGAAGCAGTACGGCGACACGATCGCGATCGAGGACGTGAACCTACACGTCGACGACGGCGAGTTCACGATCCTGCTCGGACCGAGCGGGTGCGGCAAGACCACGACGCTCCGGTGTCTGGCCGGGCTGACCCAACCCACCTCCGGGACGATCACGCTCGACGACCACGACATCACGGACGTCCACCCGAAGAACCGGAACATCGCGATGGTGTTCCAGAACTTCGCGCTGTACCCGCACATGACCGTCCGCGAGAACATCGGCTACCCGCTGAAAGTCGCGGACGTGAACAAGGAGGACAAGGAACGGCGCGTCGAGGAGGTCGCCGAGATGCTCGAAATTCCGGAGCTGCTGGACCGCGACATCGCGAACCTCAGCGGCGGTCAACAGCAGCGCGTCGCGCTGGGCCGGGCAATCATCCGACGGCCGGCCGTCTTCCTGATGGACGAGCCGCTCGCCAATCTGGACGCGAAGCTCAAAGTCAGCATGCGCAGTCGGATCAAGGTCCTCCAGCGGGAGATGGATATCACGACGCTGTACGTCACCCACGACCAGGAGGAGGCGATGTCGCTGGGCGACAAGCTCGTCGTGATGGACGACGGGAACATCCAGCAGATCGGCTCGCCCGACGAGGTGTACCACGAACCGGCAAACATCTTCGTGGCCGGCTTCATCGGCAGTCCGTCGATGAACTTCGTCGAGGTCGAGACCGACGGGGACCGCATCCGCGCGAAGCGCGCGCCCGACGCGTTCGACGTCGAACTCCGCCCGTCGGTCGCGGAGCGATACCGCGACTACGACGAGTTCACGCTCGGCGTCCGCCCGCAGTACTTCGACGTCCACACGGAACCGACCGACAACGCGATCGAAGCGGAGGTCGAAGTGACCGAGCCGCAGGGCGACGAGCAGATCATCGACGTCCACGTCGGCGAGGACATCGAACTGACCATCGTCGCGCCGAGCACCGTGGAAGCCTCGCGCGGGGAGACCGTCTGGCTCGGCATCGACGAGCAACTCGCCCACGGATTCGACCCGAAATCCGGGGACCGAATCGCCGAGACCGACTCCATCGAGCGAACGAAGCGCGCGACCTCCTCCGCCGAGACGGAACCGCAGTCGCAGTAA
- a CDS encoding carbohydrate ABC transporter permease → MTTKQDTTTDALPYEQPSGFEKFRETLDEYGVSKAVTYGLLGVFLVWTLFPIYWLVTATLKTRQTLLSFPPMWIPWNFHFENYVQLFAQRPDFIQFIINSAIITITTTVIATTIGAMAAYAFVTFDYPYDLDFHLPFYILSTRFMPPIVTVIPLFVIFRGIGLVNTLPGLILVYTMFNIPFAVWMMKGFFEEVPDSLIESAMIDGHTHLGAFFKIVVPLVKPGLIASAIFTIIITWNELLFAVILALNSNAMTVPVGLASFVTKFSVQWINMSVGATIALVPVLLFAFVARQQLVRGFSMGAVGK, encoded by the coding sequence ATGACGACGAAACAAGACACGACGACGGACGCACTGCCCTACGAACAGCCGTCGGGATTCGAGAAGTTCCGAGAGACGCTGGACGAATACGGCGTCTCGAAGGCGGTCACCTACGGGCTCTTGGGGGTGTTCCTCGTCTGGACGCTGTTCCCGATATACTGGCTCGTGACGGCGACGCTGAAGACCCGGCAGACGCTGCTGTCGTTCCCGCCGATGTGGATCCCGTGGAACTTCCACTTCGAGAACTACGTGCAGTTGTTCGCCCAGCGGCCGGACTTCATCCAGTTCATCATCAACAGCGCGATCATCACGATCACGACGACCGTCATCGCGACGACCATCGGCGCGATGGCGGCCTACGCGTTCGTCACGTTCGACTACCCCTACGACCTCGACTTCCACCTGCCGTTCTACATCCTGTCGACGCGGTTCATGCCGCCTATCGTCACCGTCATCCCGCTGTTCGTCATCTTCCGCGGCATCGGGCTGGTGAACACGCTCCCGGGACTCATCCTCGTCTACACCATGTTCAACATCCCCTTCGCGGTCTGGATGATGAAGGGGTTCTTCGAGGAAGTGCCCGACAGCCTCATCGAGTCGGCGATGATCGACGGGCACACCCACCTGGGCGCGTTCTTCAAGATCGTCGTCCCGCTGGTGAAGCCGGGGCTGATCGCCTCGGCGATCTTCACGATCATCATCACGTGGAACGAGCTGCTGTTCGCCGTCATTCTCGCGCTGAACAGCAACGCGATGACCGTCCCGGTCGGACTGGCGTCGTTCGTCACGAAGTTCTCGGTGCAGTGGATCAACATGAGCGTCGGGGCGACGATCGCCCTCGTGCCGGTGTTGCTGTTCGCGTTCGTCGCGCGCCAGCAGCTCGTCCGCGGGTTCAGCATGGGGGCAGTCGGCAAATGA